In Finegoldia magna ATCC 53516, a genomic segment contains:
- the kdpB gene encoding potassium-transporting ATPase subunit KdpB: MSKNKKTKFVTNDILKSSIKGAFLKLNPKYMVKNPVMFVVEIGFFICLLLAFFPGLFDDRSRNSNIYNGLVSVILFITLVFANFAESVAEGRGKAQAESLKKTKKDTKARCILENGEEIEKSSNELKKGDIVLVKSGEIIPNDGEIIEGIASIDESAITGESAPVTKESGGDFCSVTGGTLVVSDWIKVKITSEPGESFLDKMISLVEGASRQKTPNEIALNTLLVSLTIIFIIVIITLYPIAVYANVKVSVSTLIALLVCLIPTTIGALLSAIGIAGMDRVTRFNIIAMSGKAVESCGDVDTMILDKTGTITFGNRLASDFINLDGIHKSDLIDYSCIASLKDDTPEGKSTVELARKLGSKVIFDDYNDASFVEFTASSKMSGVDLKNGTSIRKGSGDAIIKLIRDKGGKIPGDLETKISGISKLGGTPLVVCVDNVIYGIIYLKDTVKPGLRERFERLRKIGIKTIMCTGDNPLTAATIAAEAGVDGYIAECKPEDKIEAIKKEQSLGKIVAMTGDGTNDAPALAQADVGIAMNSGTTSAKEAANMVDLDSNPTKILEVIEIGKQLLITRGSLTTFSISNDIAKYFAIIPAIFTVAIPKMKVLNIMSLSTPSSAIISALIFNAIIIPCLIPLAMRGVKYEPMSASKMLGKNMLIYGLGGIICPFIGIKIIDILVSPLLTLLGV; the protein is encoded by the coding sequence ATGAGTAAAAATAAAAAAACAAAATTTGTGACAAACGATATATTAAAATCATCCATAAAAGGAGCTTTTTTAAAACTAAATCCAAAATATATGGTAAAAAATCCGGTAATGTTCGTCGTTGAAATAGGATTTTTCATATGTTTATTACTTGCTTTCTTTCCGGGACTATTTGATGATAGAAGTAGAAATTCTAACATTTATAATGGCTTAGTGTCTGTTATTTTATTTATAACATTAGTTTTTGCTAATTTTGCAGAATCTGTTGCAGAAGGTAGAGGTAAAGCTCAAGCAGAAAGCCTTAAGAAAACAAAAAAAGATACGAAAGCAAGATGTATATTGGAAAATGGCGAAGAAATAGAAAAATCAAGTAATGAGTTAAAAAAAGGAGATATTGTTTTAGTAAAGTCAGGCGAAATAATTCCTAATGACGGCGAAATAATAGAAGGAATTGCAAGCATAGATGAATCCGCTATTACTGGTGAATCTGCTCCTGTTACAAAGGAAAGTGGGGGAGATTTCTGTTCAGTTACAGGTGGAACTTTGGTAGTTTCTGACTGGATAAAAGTGAAAATTACTTCTGAACCAGGAGAGTCTTTCTTGGATAAGATGATATCTCTTGTAGAAGGAGCATCAAGACAAAAAACTCCTAATGAAATAGCACTTAACACTCTGCTAGTTTCTCTAACTATAATTTTTATTATTGTAATAATAACTCTATATCCAATAGCTGTTTATGCTAATGTTAAAGTATCAGTATCAACTTTAATTGCTTTATTAGTCTGCTTGATACCTACAACTATAGGGGCACTATTGAGCGCTATAGGAATTGCTGGAATGGATCGTGTAACTAGATTCAATATAATAGCAATGTCAGGAAAAGCTGTTGAATCATGCGGAGATGTTGACACAATGATTTTGGATAAAACAGGAACTATAACTTTTGGAAATAGGCTGGCTAGTGATTTTATAAATTTAGATGGCATCCATAAGTCAGATCTTATTGATTACTCTTGTATTGCATCTCTAAAAGATGATACACCTGAAGGTAAATCAACAGTAGAATTGGCAAGAAAATTAGGATCAAAAGTTATTTTTGATGACTACAATGATGCATCATTTGTGGAATTTACAGCGTCAAGTAAGATGAGTGGTGTAGATCTAAAAAATGGAACTTCAATTCGAAAAGGTTCAGGAGATGCCATAATTAAATTAATAAGAGATAAAGGGGGAAAAATTCCAGGGGATTTAGAAACAAAAATTAGTGGCATATCTAAATTGGGTGGAACCCCATTGGTTGTTTGTGTTGATAATGTAATCTACGGCATTATCTATTTAAAAGACACTGTAAAACCAGGTTTAAGGGAAAGATTTGAACGATTAAGAAAAATAGGTATTAAAACTATAATGTGTACTGGAGACAATCCATTAACAGCTGCGACAATAGCGGCAGAAGCTGGCGTCGATGGGTATATTGCAGAATGTAAACCTGAAGATAAGATAGAAGCTATAAAAAAAGAACAATCGCTAGGTAAGATTGTAGCAATGACGGGAGATGGCACAAATGATGCTCCAGCATTGGCTCAAGCAGATGTTGGGATAGCAATGAATAGTGGAACAACTTCTGCAAAAGAAGCTGCTAATATGGTAGATTTGGATTCAAATCCAACAAAAATTTTGGAAGTTATAGAAATAGGAAAGCAATTACTGATAACTAGAGGATCATTAACGACATTTTCTATTTCAAATGATATAGCCAAATATTTTGCAATAATACCAGCGATTTTTACAGTAGCAATTCCAAAAATGAAAGTATTAAATATTATGTCATTGAGTACACCATCAAGTGCAATTATATCAGCATTGATATTTAATGCCATAATTATTCCTTGTTTAATACCTTTAGCCATGAGAGGGGTAAAATATGAACCTATGTCAGCATCAAAAATGTTAGGTAAGAATATGCTTATATATGGTTTAGGAGGAATAATTTGTCCGTTCATTGGAATAAAAATAATAGATATTTTGGTTAGCCCATTGTTAACTTTACTTGGGGTTTAA
- a CDS encoding potassium-transporting ATPase subunit KdpA, whose translation MFQILITLLIFLIIIFPIGNYLYKITVNKQTCLDSIFDRFDSLIFKVLKIDKNDMDWKQYAKTLLLVNACLVFVGYLVLRVQSFNLFNPNKIQAMEESLSFNTIISFMTNTNLQHYSGESGLSYFSQMFVITMMMFTSAATGYAACVAMIRGILGKKMGNFYVDFIKIITRFLLPASIIVGIILVSQGVPQNLNSNMIVSTIEGKNQQIASGPVAALESIKHLGTNGGGFFGANSSTPFENPNIISNIIELLSMMILPASCIFIFGKMAYDNSKEKSTNNDDHKSIKSINRKHILIGTEGRTVFVAMSILFLIGLGICYFTESHGINGATLSGISQNLGNMEGKEMRFGISQSTLFTTVTTSFTTGTVNNMHDTLTPLGGMVPLINMMMNVVFGGAGVGLMNMLIYAILAVFICGLMIGKTPEYLGKKIEGNEMKLAALSIIIHPLLILGFSALAVSVNGGVQGITNPGFHGLSQVLYEFSSSAANNGSGFEGLSDNNLFWNITCGLVMFLGRYLSIIIQLAIAGSLSKKVNVNETIGTLKTDNLTFSIIIVIVVYIFSALTFLPVLALGPIAEWLTL comes from the coding sequence ATGTTTCAAATATTGATAACATTACTGATATTTTTAATTATTATATTTCCGATTGGAAATTATTTGTATAAGATAACTGTTAATAAACAAACTTGTTTGGATTCTATCTTTGACAGATTTGATTCATTAATTTTTAAAGTATTAAAAATAGATAAAAATGATATGGATTGGAAACAATATGCAAAAACTTTATTGTTAGTTAATGCATGTTTGGTATTTGTTGGATACCTAGTACTAAGAGTTCAATCATTTAATTTATTTAATCCAAATAAAATACAGGCAATGGAAGAATCATTAAGTTTTAATACTATTATATCTTTTATGACTAATACTAATTTACAACATTATTCTGGGGAATCTGGTTTATCCTATTTTTCTCAAATGTTTGTAATTACAATGATGATGTTTACTTCAGCAGCTACAGGATATGCTGCATGTGTTGCAATGATAAGAGGTATTTTAGGTAAAAAAATGGGTAATTTTTATGTTGACTTTATTAAAATAATAACTAGATTTTTATTACCAGCCTCGATTATAGTAGGAATAATATTAGTATCACAAGGAGTTCCTCAAAATCTAAATAGTAATATGATAGTAAGTACAATTGAAGGGAAAAACCAACAAATTGCATCTGGACCAGTGGCGGCATTGGAATCAATTAAACATTTGGGGACAAACGGAGGAGGTTTTTTTGGAGCGAACTCTTCAACACCTTTTGAAAATCCAAATATCATTTCAAATATAATCGAATTACTATCTATGATGATATTGCCAGCATCGTGTATCTTTATTTTTGGTAAAATGGCTTATGATAATTCAAAAGAAAAATCCACAAACAATGATGATCACAAAAGTATAAAATCAATTAATAGAAAGCATATATTAATTGGTACAGAAGGAAGAACTGTATTTGTAGCGATGTCGATATTGTTTTTAATAGGATTGGGAATTTGTTATTTCACTGAAAGTCACGGAATTAATGGAGCCACACTTTCAGGAATTTCACAAAATCTTGGAAATATGGAAGGAAAAGAAATGCGTTTTGGTATCTCTCAATCTACTTTATTTACCACCGTAACAACTTCTTTTACAACAGGTACAGTAAATAATATGCATGATACACTTACACCTCTAGGGGGAATGGTTCCTCTTATTAATATGATGATGAATGTAGTATTCGGAGGTGCTGGAGTCGGACTAATGAATATGTTAATATATGCCATTTTGGCGGTTTTCATTTGTGGACTAATGATAGGAAAAACTCCGGAATACTTGGGTAAAAAAATAGAAGGAAACGAGATGAAATTAGCTGCCTTATCAATAATAATACATCCTTTATTAATTTTAGGGTTTTCAGCTTTAGCTGTTAGTGTTAATGGAGGAGTACAAGGAATAACTAATCCTGGATTTCATGGGTTGAGCCAAGTGCTTTATGAATTTTCTTCCTCAGCGGCAAATAATGGTTCAGGGTTTGAAGGCTTATCAGATAATAATCTTTTTTGGAACATAACTTGCGGATTAGTAATGTTTTTGGGGAGATATTTATCCATAATAATTCAGCTAGCTATAGCTGGTAGTTTATCTAAAAAAGTTAATGTTAACGAAACTATAGGAACATTAAAAACTGATAATCTTACTTTCTCAATAATTATAGTCATTGTTGTTTATATATTTTCTGCATTAACTTTCTTGCCGGTTCTTGCATTAGGACCAATAGCAGAGTGGTTGACCTTATAG
- a CDS encoding tetratricopeptide repeat protein, translating into MEGIKNEKDCMYEFSLIIKHKVDLGKYDECLELIYKKMAEFPHDPVPHNLLGILMEIKGNHLLAMKHLRAAWALDPSYTPASINLDNMGSNGSRKLYVFS; encoded by the coding sequence ATGGAAGGAATAAAAAATGAAAAAGATTGTATGTATGAATTTAGTTTAATAATAAAACACAAAGTTGATTTAGGAAAATACGATGAATGCTTAGAGTTAATTTACAAAAAAATGGCTGAGTTTCCTCATGATCCAGTACCACATAATTTATTGGGAATATTGATGGAGATTAAAGGCAATCATCTTTTAGCAATGAAACACTTAAGAGCTGCTTGGGCTCTAGATCCTAGTTACACACCTGCTAGTATTAATTTAGACAATATGGGTTCAAATGGATCGAGAAAATTATATGTGTTTTCATAA
- the kdpF gene encoding K(+)-transporting ATPase subunit F produces MIFISILILGIICYLFYALINPEKF; encoded by the coding sequence ATGATATTTATATCAATATTAATATTAGGAATTATTTGTTATCTTTTTTATGCTTTAATTAATCCTGAAAAATTTTAG
- a CDS encoding sensor histidine kinase, translated as MDKKGKLTIFFGYCAGVGKTYSMLKYAHEKDLDGADVVIGYIEPHDRKDTLDLINGLQRVENKKITYKNHVFYELDIDSTIKRKPQIVLVDELAHTNAPTSRHKKRYQDIEELLKAGIDVYTTLNVQHLESLHDIIESITRIKINERIPDYIFDNADNIKIIDIEVEQLLQRLKSGKIYNAMQSQKALANFFTKGNLVSLREITLRRCADRINLYTDEKNRPFLKEHILVCISPSPTNQKVIRTAYRMAKSFHAEFSALFVETSNSKFLSQKEKYDLQANINLAKHLKANLVSTYGDDVAFQISQYAKVSGISKLVLGRSLQKVSLLRKSTIIDSITKTNPTLDIFIIPDANQEPKKVKLNLENPFQFDIEDFLTTFSIILVSTLLSFFFFELDFSTTNIVLVYILSTCIVGFTTKHPIYNVISSIINILIIDYFFLEPYFSFIINSKEYFMIFLIMSIVSFIICLMQNKLKKENLLAIEQSHNFEILFKISQSLQSANNYDKIMYQTCYHLYKLLNRVIVFYPIKDNELKAPKIYNPENNESANNTYVSEAEKTVAQWVYLNNESAGATTNTLSSAKGLYFAIRKGNYVYGVVGIDMSYSKKNISLRDKSLLLAMLNEVALAMDSIEH; from the coding sequence ATGGATAAAAAAGGAAAATTAACCATATTCTTTGGCTATTGTGCTGGCGTAGGAAAAACTTACAGTATGCTAAAATATGCACATGAAAAAGACTTGGATGGAGCAGATGTTGTAATTGGATATATCGAACCTCACGACAGAAAAGATACGCTTGATTTAATAAATGGTTTGCAGAGAGTAGAAAACAAAAAAATCACATACAAAAATCATGTTTTTTATGAATTAGATATAGATTCTACTATTAAAAGAAAGCCTCAAATTGTATTGGTTGATGAATTAGCACACACTAATGCTCCAACTTCTAGGCATAAAAAAAGATACCAAGATATAGAGGAGTTGCTGAAAGCAGGCATCGACGTATATACTACATTAAATGTTCAGCATTTAGAAAGTCTTCATGATATCATCGAATCAATAACGAGAATAAAGATAAATGAACGTATTCCTGATTATATTTTTGATAACGCTGATAATATAAAAATTATCGATATTGAAGTTGAACAGTTGCTCCAGCGATTAAAAAGCGGAAAAATATACAATGCGATGCAATCACAAAAAGCACTTGCTAACTTTTTTACAAAGGGTAATCTGGTTTCGTTGAGAGAAATAACTCTGAGAAGATGTGCTGATCGTATAAATTTATACACTGATGAAAAAAATAGACCTTTTTTAAAAGAACACATTTTAGTCTGCATTAGCCCTTCACCCACAAATCAAAAAGTAATTAGAACTGCTTATAGAATGGCTAAGTCTTTTCATGCAGAATTTAGTGCATTATTTGTTGAAACATCAAATTCTAAGTTTTTATCTCAAAAAGAAAAATACGATTTACAAGCTAACATAAATCTTGCAAAACATTTAAAAGCAAATCTAGTTTCAACATATGGAGATGACGTAGCTTTTCAGATAAGTCAATACGCAAAAGTCAGCGGTATTTCAAAATTAGTTTTAGGAAGATCCCTTCAAAAAGTATCTTTATTGAGAAAATCAACAATCATTGATTCAATTACAAAAACAAATCCAACACTTGATATATTTATAATCCCAGATGCAAATCAAGAACCTAAGAAAGTAAAGCTAAACCTTGAAAATCCGTTTCAATTTGATATAGAAGACTTTTTGACTACTTTTTCTATTATTCTAGTATCAACACTGTTGTCTTTTTTCTTCTTTGAACTTGATTTTAGTACAACAAATATTGTATTGGTTTACATTTTATCAACATGTATTGTTGGATTTACAACGAAACATCCAATTTATAATGTAATTTCGTCAATAATTAATATCCTGATAATTGATTATTTCTTTTTAGAGCCTTACTTTTCCTTTATAATTAACTCTAAAGAATATTTTATGATATTTTTAATTATGAGCATTGTGTCATTTATAATATGCTTAATGCAAAACAAATTAAAAAAAGAAAATTTATTAGCTATTGAACAGTCTCATAACTTTGAGATTTTATTTAAAATTAGTCAAAGTTTACAGTCAGCAAATAATTACGATAAAATAATGTATCAAACTTGTTATCATCTTTATAAATTATTGAATAGAGTTATAGTTTTTTATCCTATAAAGGATAATGAACTTAAAGCTCCCAAAATTTATAATCCCGAAAATAATGAAAGCGCAAATAACACATATGTTTCAGAAGCAGAAAAAACTGTAGCTCAGTGGGTTTATTTGAACAACGAAAGTGCAGGAGCTACTACAAATACGCTCTCTAGTGCTAAAGGGCTCTACTTTGCTATTAGAAAAGGAAATTACGTATATGGTGTAGTCGGAATCGACATGTCATATAGTAAAAAAAATATTTCTTTAAGAGATAAATCTCTTCTTTTAGCTATGTTAAACGAAGTTGCATTAGCAATGGACTCCATAGAACATTGA
- a CDS encoding ferritin, with protein MNREELLKKIDEQLVFELQSGYEYKQMASEFNDMDWDGFEHFMEKQAHEEYEHAEYFRHWLQEVGYKIEYKTIEAPKADYDKDVLSIFKAALEHEKEVTRRIRELFDAAHEIKFYEVYTLLQKFIDEQIEEEATFDNIIAKLERTENSNAGLAILDHEMAQRQ; from the coding sequence ATGAACAGAGAAGAATTATTAAAAAAAATTGACGAACAATTAGTTTTTGAATTACAATCAGGCTATGAATACAAACAAATGGCTTCTGAATTCAATGATATGGATTGGGATGGATTTGAACACTTCATGGAAAAGCAAGCTCATGAAGAATATGAACACGCTGAATACTTCAGACATTGGTTACAAGAAGTTGGATATAAGATTGAATATAAAACAATTGAAGCTCCAAAAGCTGACTACGATAAAGATGTATTAAGCATTTTTAAAGCGGCTTTAGAACACGAAAAAGAAGTTACAAGAAGAATCAGAGAATTATTTGATGCAGCTCATGAAATCAAATTCTATGAAGTATACACTCTTCTACAAAAATTCATTGACGAACAAATCGAAGAAGAAGCTACTTTTGATAATATCATAGCAAAACTTGAAAGAACTGAAAACAGTAATGCTGGTCTTGCAATATTAGATCACGAAATGGCACAAAGACAATAA
- a CDS encoding S41 family peptidase produces MKTSHNRANKQRKRNKIANKIFLLVLLLIFGFFGYKYINSRPAEYSQMIPKKYILRDFDELCNQIESSYMNLPQTKKYKDIDFLSLKPNFKSKIKLESGKKKDEMSTQEVVDLYNDILKKLYDSNVRIADKHTFSEILQQDNHNQILNNLSMKRYSNLTEEIPEKTFRAYSIDNYKDALYVKVSDFDSVNIQQDAQIFSSILKTNKKKNKIIIDLRDNDSDNLDYAINVIIKPLLKSDINVEFNVANKTQPIISKNILDRNGISFKTTENVANIKINDNQKSIKYITNFKLAIKKSEEQKCDVYLLQNKNTRNSADFVCQIANRTKFATTVGETTSGNGLNIVHTYKSLPNTGLIVEYPLGQGLNEDGTTNEEVGTIPAIKLDDNSEIVKLLLSRIN; encoded by the coding sequence ATGAAAACATCACATAATAGAGCGAATAAACAAAGAAAAAGAAATAAAATTGCGAATAAAATATTTTTATTGGTTTTATTACTTATCTTTGGCTTTTTCGGTTACAAATACATAAATTCTAGACCAGCTGAGTACAGTCAAATGATTCCCAAAAAATACATACTCAGAGATTTTGATGAGTTATGTAATCAAATTGAAAGTTCATATATGAATTTACCACAAACAAAAAAATACAAAGATATCGACTTTTTATCTTTAAAACCCAACTTTAAGTCTAAAATAAAATTGGAATCAGGCAAGAAGAAAGACGAAATGTCGACACAAGAAGTAGTTGATTTGTACAATGATATTTTGAAAAAGCTCTATGATTCAAATGTTAGAATAGCGGATAAACACACTTTTAGTGAAATTCTACAACAAGATAATCACAATCAAATATTAAATAATTTATCAATGAAGAGATATTCTAATTTGACTGAAGAAATTCCTGAAAAAACTTTCAGAGCATATTCTATCGACAATTACAAAGATGCATTGTATGTAAAAGTATCAGACTTTGATTCTGTAAACATTCAACAAGATGCTCAAATTTTCAGCAGTATCTTGAAAACTAATAAAAAGAAAAATAAAATCATAATAGATTTGAGAGATAATGATTCCGATAATTTAGATTATGCGATTAATGTGATAATCAAACCTCTACTAAAATCAGACATAAATGTTGAGTTTAATGTCGCAAATAAAACTCAACCTATTATCTCAAAAAACATTCTAGATAGAAATGGTATCAGCTTTAAAACTACAGAAAATGTGGCGAACATCAAAATAAACGATAATCAAAAAAGTATAAAATACATTACTAATTTTAAACTAGCAATAAAAAAATCAGAAGAACAAAAATGCGATGTGTATTTATTACAAAACAAAAATACCAGAAACAGTGCTGATTTCGTGTGTCAAATAGCCAACAGAACGAAGTTTGCAACTACTGTAGGAGAAACAACTTCTGGAAATGGTCTGAATATAGTTCACACTTACAAGTCACTTCCTAACACAGGATTAATCGTGGAGTATCCACTTGGACAAGGTCTTAATGAAGATGGCACAACTAATGAAGAAGTTGGAACTATACCAGCTATAAAATTAGATGATAACAGCGAAATCGTAAAATTATTATTATCTAGAATAAATTAA
- a CDS encoding cation diffusion facilitator family transporter: MYENQNLTANNSRREKIIIKTSILGILTNVFLAIFKAIIGYITNSIAVILDAINNISDALSSVVTIAGAKLASKAPDKKHPMGYGRIEYLSSMIVAAIVLYAGITSLVESIKKIIHPQKAEYSIISIVIIAVAVVVKFILGKYVKRQGEKVDSGALIASGADSIFDSILSLSVFISAIIYMIWSISLEAYVGVLLSGFIIKAGIEMMMETINHIIGQRQDKEISNKIKDLINEEKQVIGTYDLILFNYGPDKYYATVHLELPDTMSVAEVDQLTRRLQLKVYKKMEIILIGVGVYSYNTKDDEASRIRNDVQKLVLSHDWALQLHGFYIDIEQKNMRFDVIVSFEKDFKDAVEIITDEVQQKYPDYKILMIPDIDITDV; this comes from the coding sequence ATGTACGAAAATCAAAATTTAACAGCAAACAATTCTAGGCGAGAAAAGATTATTATTAAAACAAGTATTTTAGGAATTCTTACCAATGTATTTCTAGCAATTTTCAAGGCTATAATTGGTTACATTACAAATTCTATTGCTGTAATTTTGGATGCTATCAACAACATTTCAGATGCGTTATCATCTGTTGTTACTATTGCTGGAGCAAAGTTAGCTTCTAAAGCACCAGACAAGAAGCATCCAATGGGCTATGGAAGGATTGAATATTTGAGTTCAATGATTGTGGCAGCAATTGTTTTGTATGCTGGTATTACTTCATTGGTTGAATCAATAAAGAAAATAATTCATCCACAAAAAGCTGAATACAGTATTATTTCAATTGTTATCATCGCAGTAGCGGTAGTAGTGAAATTTATACTCGGGAAATACGTTAAGAGACAAGGTGAAAAAGTTGACTCTGGAGCATTAATTGCTTCTGGTGCAGATTCTATTTTCGATTCAATTCTATCATTATCCGTATTCATTTCGGCAATAATTTATATGATTTGGAGTATTTCGCTTGAAGCATATGTTGGGGTACTACTTTCTGGATTTATCATAAAAGCCGGTATTGAAATGATGATGGAAACTATCAATCATATAATTGGTCAAAGACAAGATAAAGAGATTTCAAATAAAATAAAAGATCTAATTAATGAAGAAAAACAGGTAATAGGAACTTATGATTTGATACTTTTTAATTATGGTCCCGATAAATACTACGCTACAGTTCATTTAGAACTTCCTGACACAATGTCTGTAGCTGAAGTAGATCAATTAACAAGAAGACTTCAATTGAAAGTTTACAAAAAAATGGAAATTATTTTAATTGGAGTAGGGGTATATTCCTACAACACAAAAGACGATGAAGCTTCTAGAATTAGAAATGACGTTCAAAAGCTTGTATTATCACATGATTGGGCATTACAGTTACATGGATTTTATATTGATATTGAACAAAAAAACATGAGGTTTGATGTAATTGTAAGTTTTGAAAAAGATTTTAAAGATGCAGTTGAAATTATAACTGATGAAGTGCAACAAAAGTATCCTGATTACAAAATACTTATGATTCCAGATATAGATATTACAGATGTTTAA
- a CDS encoding glutathione peroxidase produces the protein MKNVYDFHVKDMDGNDVSLEKYKGKILLIVNTATGCGFTPHYEPLEEMYKLFKNKGFEILDFPCNQFANQAPESNEDIQKFCTMKFGTEFPQFDKIDVNGENADPLFSYLATEKPFKGFGKGIKNLALDKFAKLNNNKFGDKAYIKWNFTKFLIDRQGNVIERFEPTVDMDIVKQKVQSVL, from the coding sequence ATGAAAAATGTATATGATTTTCATGTCAAAGATATGGATGGAAACGATGTAAGCTTAGAAAAATACAAAGGTAAAATATTACTGATAGTTAATACTGCTACTGGTTGTGGATTTACGCCTCATTACGAACCTTTGGAAGAAATGTATAAATTATTTAAGAATAAAGGTTTTGAAATTTTGGATTTTCCTTGTAATCAATTTGCAAATCAAGCTCCTGAAAGTAATGAAGACATTCAAAAATTCTGCACAATGAAATTCGGAACAGAATTTCCTCAATTCGATAAGATCGATGTAAACGGAGAAAATGCCGATCCGTTATTTTCTTATTTAGCTACAGAAAAACCGTTTAAAGGGTTTGGTAAAGGAATAAAAAACCTTGCACTTGATAAATTTGCTAAGTTAAACAATAACAAATTTGGAGACAAAGCTTATATAAAATGGAATTTTACAAAATTTTTAATCGATAGACAAGGAAATGTTATAGAAAGATTCGAACCTACTGTAGATATGGATATAGTAAAACAAAAAGTTCAAAGTGTCCTTTAG
- a CDS encoding MarR family winged helix-turn-helix transcriptional regulator: MDQDYKTYMKLENQLCFKLYAASRMVTSTYTQFLKPLGLTYTQYIVFLVLWEKDGITVGQLCEKLYLDNGTITPIIKKMQSQGYLERVRSSNDDRIVIIYLTDEGKKLQEKVKDIPKLMNGCLELSDEKKVQLYDLLQDFLNSNDSKKNRRQL; the protein is encoded by the coding sequence ATGGATCAAGATTACAAAACCTATATGAAGTTGGAAAATCAACTTTGTTTTAAACTTTATGCAGCTTCTAGAATGGTGACAAGTACCTACACGCAATTTTTGAAACCTTTAGGACTAACTTACACTCAATACATTGTGTTCTTAGTTCTGTGGGAAAAAGATGGAATTACCGTGGGACAATTGTGTGAAAAGTTATATTTGGATAACGGTACTATCACGCCTATTATTAAAAAGATGCAATCGCAAGGTTATCTTGAAAGAGTTCGTAGCTCAAATGACGATAGAATTGTAATAATTTATCTAACAGATGAAGGGAAAAAATTACAAGAAAAAGTAAAAGATATTCCGAAATTAATGAATGGGTGCTTAGAATTATCAGATGAGAAAAAAGTTCAATTATATGATTTGCTACAAGATTTTTTGAATAGCAATGATAGCAAAAAAAATAGGAGACAACTATGA
- a CDS encoding aminotransferase class IV: protein MNDGIKYGKGLFETIKVVERKPVYLEDHIERLENSMNFLGMSTKNIRENIKAEIENIDLDTDCLRIMVLDNNGDYDLFINTRNTDYSNQKYTKGLKLKVLNQLRDKNNPLVYHKTNNYLLNDYLHKELLKEGFDEGIFLNQDGNVTEGTYTNLFFIQENTFITPPVADGMLPGIFRKKLIEFLKINGYNIIEKSIKLSDLQSMDCCFATNSLMEMRFVRQIDEIMFSKSNLFCEISEKLMNEY from the coding sequence ATGAACGATGGAATAAAATACGGTAAGGGACTTTTTGAAACTATAAAAGTAGTAGAGCGTAAGCCTGTTTATTTGGAAGATCATATTGAAAGACTTGAAAATTCAATGAATTTTCTGGGGATGAGTACGAAAAATATAAGAGAAAACATCAAAGCAGAAATAGAAAATATTGATTTGGATACAGATTGTTTGAGAATAATGGTGTTGGATAATAATGGAGATTATGATTTGTTCATAAACACTAGAAACACAGATTATTCCAATCAAAAATACACTAAAGGATTGAAATTAAAAGTTCTTAATCAGTTAAGGGACAAAAATAATCCTCTAGTTTATCACAAAACAAATAATTACTTACTGAATGATTATTTGCACAAAGAATTATTGAAAGAAGGATTTGATGAGGGGATTTTTCTAAATCAAGACGGAAATGTAACAGAAGGAACGTACACAAATTTGTTTTTTATTCAGGAGAATACATTTATCACGCCACCTGTGGCTGATGGTATGTTACCGGGGATTTTTCGCAAAAAACTTATAGAATTTTTGAAAATTAATGGTTATAATATAATTGAAAAGTCAATTAAGTTAAGCGATTTACAAAGTATGGATTGTTGTTTTGCAACGAATTCTTTGATGGAAATGAGATTTGTAAGACAAATTGATGAGATAATGTTTTCAAAAAGCAATCTGTTTTGTGAAATATCGGAAAAACTGATGAACGAATATTAA